ATTCAACAGTGAGCAAAGCCCTACGAGCAGCTGCCCCATCCTCCCTACTAATAGCTACCATAGTCCTTACCCCTAGAGTGTAAGAAGAAGACACTGAATCCAAAAACCTAACAGAACCAATAACACTCATAGTCCCAAACAATTTACAGTTCAAGCAAGTGTAATCCCAAAACGTCTTTAAAGCCTCTTCAACTTTCTCCTCCTTTATCAATCTCTGAAAATAATCCGCCTTTCTTTTATTATTTAAACAGTAATCCCTACCTACTCCAGAACAAACTTTGACATTCCTTGACCTCAATATCCTTTCTCCAGTAGACCTAAAAACTCCCTTCCAAGAAGAACCTGGAATGACAGGATTACCCAGAACGTCCTTTAAAACCTCATCCCTAGCCAAGCTAGAAGGAGAAAAATTAGCCTTCCCACCACCAATCCTTAAAGGAGCCGTATTTATCACATTACCCTCAATTATTACAGTCCTTTTTAAAACATCCTTTCTAG
This genomic window from Acidianus manzaensis contains:
- the csx7 gene encoding CRISPR-associated RAMP protein Csx7, which translates into the protein MVDYTFARKDVLKRTVIIEGNVINTAPLRIGGGKANFSPSSLARDEVLKDVLGNPVIPGSSWKGVFRSTGERILRSRNVKVCSGVGRDYCLNNKRKADYFQRLIKEEKVEEALKTFWDYTCLNCKLFGTMSVIGSVRFLDSVSSSYTLGVRTMVAISREDGAAARRALLTVEFVEPGSVFPFKLIGYNLPNYAIGYLIKIMKNINDEYVQLGGLKTRGFGFVRFENLSFTSQGDNKIGDEDKPVEITHVKEKDFNNFFEQMKKFVEAFESVSIPYPKE